Proteins encoded by one window of Canis lupus dingo isolate Sandy chromosome 22, ASM325472v2, whole genome shotgun sequence:
- the KCNRG gene encoding potassium channel regulatory protein, translating to MSSQELVTLNVGGKIFTTRCSTIKQFPASRLTRMMEGTDQEFKMVGGQIFVDRDGMLFSFILDFLRTHQLLLPADFSDYLRLQREALFYELDPLVDLLNQEDRLLPRPALVEVQFLSRNTQAFFRVFGSCSKTIEMLTGRITVFVEQPSALTWSSNSFPPQMTLLPLPPQRPSYHDLVFWCGSDNTTDNQTGVRYVSIKPDNRKLANGTNVLGLLIDTLLMEGFHLVSTRTSSSEDKTECYSFERIKRPEVLTMNKTLKPETTLSEQSQKKK from the exons ATGAGTAGTCAGGAACTGGTCACTTTGAATGTGGGAGGGAAGATATTCACAACAAGGTGCTCTACCATAAAGCAGTTTCCTGCTTCTCGGTTGACACGAATGATGGAGGGCACAGACCAAGAATTCAAGATGGTTGGTGGCCAGATTTTTGTGGACAGAGATGGCATGCTATTTAGTTTCATCTTAGATTTTTTGAGAACTCATCAGCTGTTATTACCAGCCGACTTTTCAGACTATCTGAGGCTTCAGAGAGAAGCTCTTTTCTATGAACTGGATCCTCTGGTCGACCTCTTAAACCAAGAAGACCGGCTACTGCCAAGACCTGCTCTTGTGGAGGTGCAGTTCCTAAGCAGAAACACTCAAGCTTTTTTCAGGGTGTTTGGCTCTTGCAGCAAAACAATTGAGATGCTAACTGGGAGGATTACGGTGTTTGTAGAGCAACCTTCGGCACTGACCTGGAGTAGTAACTCTTTCCCTCCTCAGATGACCTTACTTCCTCTGCCTCCACAAAGACCTTCCTACCATGACCTGGTTTTCTGGTGCGGCTCCGACAACACTACTGATAACCAAACTGGAGTCAG GTATGTTTCTATAAAACCTGATAACCGAAAATTGGCCAACGGAACTAACGTCCTCGGCTTACTAATCGACACTTTATTAATGGAAGGCTTCCACCTAGTCAGCACTAGAACATCATCCTCTGAAGACAAAACTGAATGCTATAGCTTTGAAAGGATAAAAAGGCCTGAAGTTCTCACCATGAACAAAACACTGAAACCAGAAACTACCCTGTCGGAgcaatctcagaaaaagaaatga
- the TRIM13 gene encoding E3 ubiquitin-protein ligase TRIM13: MDINSVASPDYPPPARGRPHRPDCCVLGTVARPHTCSQGTEDVMELLEEDLTCPICCSLFDDPRVLPCSHNFCKKCLEGILEGTVRNSLWRASPFKCPTCRKETSATGVNSLQVNYSLKGIVEKYNKIKISPKMPVCKGHLGQPLNIFCLTDMQLICGICATRGDHTKHVFCSIEDAYAQERDAFESLFQSFETWRRGDALSRLDTLETSKRKSLQLLTRDSDKVKEFFEKLQHTLDQKKNEILSDFETMKLAVMQAYDPEINKLNTILQEQRMAFNIAEAFKDVSEPIIFLQQMQEFREKIKVIKETPLPPSNLPTSPLMKNFDTSQWEDIKLVDVDKLSLPQDTGTFISKIPWSFYQLFVVVLLFSLLVFFGPTIFLEGSLFDELTIWKDHLSNFSSYLTKSADFVEQSMFYWEQVMDGFFIFSEKFKNFMLVVLNNVADFVCKYKLL; this comes from the coding sequence GATGTGATGGAGCTGCTTGAAGAAGATCTCACGTGCCCAATTTGTTGCAGTCTGTTTGATGATCCTCGAGTTTTGCCTTGCTCACACAACTTTTGCAAAAAATGCTTAGAAGGTATCTTAGAGGGAACTGTACGGAATTCCTTGTGGAGAGCCTCTCCATTCAAGTGCCCTACATGCCGTAAGGAAACGTCAGCTACTGGAGTTAATAGCCTGCAGGTTAATTACTCCCTGAAGGGTATTGTGGAAAAGTATAACAAAATCAAGATCTCTCCCAAAATGCCAGTGTGCAAAGGACACTTAGGGCAGCCTCTCAACATTTTCTGCTTGACTGATATGCAGCTCATTTGTGGGATCTGTGCTACTCGTGGTGACCACACCAAGCATGTCTTCTGTTCTATTGAAGATGCCTATGCTCAGGAAAGAGATGCCTTTGAGTCGCTCTTCCAGAGCTTTGAGACTTGGCGTCGGGGAGATGCTCTTTCTCGCTTGGATACCTTGGAAACTAGCAAAAGGAAATCTCTACAGTTACTGACTAGAGATTCAGATAAGGTGAAGGAGTTTTTTGAGAAGTTACAACACACATTAgatcaaaagaagaatgaaatcctgtCTGACTTTGAGACCATGAAACTTGCAGTTATGCAAGCCTATGACCCAGAGATCAACAAACTCAACACTATCTTGCAGGAACAACGAATGGCCTTTAACATTGCCGAGGCTTTCAAAGACGTGTCAGAACCCATCATATTTCTGCAACAGATGCAGGAGTtcagggagaaaataaaagtaatcaagGAGACTCCTTTACCTCCCTCTAACTTGCCCACCAGTCCTTTAATGAAGAACTTTGATACCAGTCAGTGGGAAGACATAAAATTAGTAGATGTGGATAAACTTTCCTTGCCTCAAGACACTGGCACATTCATTAGCAAGATTCCCTGGAGCTTTTATCAGTTGTTTGTGGTGGTCCTTCTGTTCAgccttcttgttttctttggtcCCACTATATTTCTAGAAGGATCTTTATTTGATGAACTCACAATTTGGAAAGACCATCTCTCAAACTTCAGTTCCTATCTGACTAAATCAGCTGATTTTGTAGAACAATCAATGTTTTACTGGGAACAGGTGATGGACgggtttttcattttcagtgaaaaatttaagaattttatgttGGTGGTGCTGAACAATGTGGCAGACTTTGTGtgcaaatataaactattataa